In Candidatus Cohnella colombiensis, one DNA window encodes the following:
- a CDS encoding ATP-binding cassette domain-containing protein: MAEQDNILEVNNLQKHFNLGEKKILKAVDGLTFNIKRGETFGLVGESGCGKSTAGRTIIRLYESTGGEVLFNGKNVHKLEGGDRQQLYRKMQMVFQDPYASLNPRMTVGKIIAEGIEIHGLYTGKQKRDRVHELLSDVGLNAEHANRFPHEFSGGQRQRIGIARALAIEPEFIIADEPISALDVSVQAQVVNLFKKLQKERGLTYLFIAHDLAMVKHISDRIGVMYLGKLVEVATSEKLNAKPLHPYTQSLLSAIPIPDPKVQKSRERIVLQGEIPSPLNPPSGCPFRTRCPHAMDQCAAVMPEFREVEPGHFVACHLL, encoded by the coding sequence ATGGCTGAACAGGATAACATTCTCGAAGTGAACAATTTGCAAAAGCATTTTAATTTAGGTGAGAAAAAAATATTGAAGGCTGTCGACGGCCTTACCTTCAACATTAAGCGCGGAGAAACGTTCGGGTTAGTGGGAGAATCAGGCTGTGGGAAGTCGACGGCTGGACGCACGATCATTCGTCTCTATGAATCGACGGGTGGCGAAGTGTTGTTCAACGGTAAAAATGTGCACAAGCTCGAGGGTGGCGATAGACAACAACTGTATCGTAAAATGCAGATGGTGTTTCAAGACCCTTACGCATCGCTTAATCCACGTATGACTGTCGGCAAGATTATTGCCGAGGGCATCGAAATTCATGGTCTTTATACGGGCAAGCAAAAGCGTGATCGTGTTCATGAGCTGCTAAGTGACGTAGGCTTGAACGCGGAGCATGCAAACCGCTTTCCACACGAATTTTCGGGCGGTCAGCGTCAGCGGATTGGCATTGCACGCGCACTTGCCATTGAGCCAGAATTTATTATCGCCGATGAACCGATTTCTGCGTTGGACGTATCCGTTCAAGCACAGGTCGTCAATTTGTTTAAGAAGCTGCAAAAAGAACGTGGCTTAACATATTTATTCATTGCGCATGATTTGGCGATGGTGAAGCATATCTCAGATCGAATCGGTGTCATGTACTTGGGTAAGCTTGTGGAGGTTGCAACTTCGGAAAAGCTAAATGCTAAACCACTGCATCCATATACACAATCGCTATTGTCCGCAATTCCGATTCCTGATCCAAAAGTACAGAAGAGTCGTGAAAGAATTGTGCTTCAAGGTGAAATTCCTAGTCCATTGAACCCGCCAAGTGGCTGTCCGTTCCGCACACGCTGTCCACATGCGATGGATCAGTGTGCAGCAGTTATGCCGGAATTCCGCGAGGTTGAACCGGGTCATTTCGTTGCTTGCCATCTGCTCTAA
- a CDS encoding ABC transporter ATP-binding protein — protein sequence MDKANPILEVRDLHVSFKMYAGEVQAVRGVSFTLNKGEVLAIVGESGCGKSVTAQTIMRLVPTPPSFIKSGSILFDGKHEITKLTERQMEHVRGNEMGMVFQDPMTSLNPTMTIGAQITEGIRKHEKVGKAEANERAIELLKLVGMSNPDERVHQYPHELSGGMRQRVMIAVALACKPKLLIADEPTTALDVTIQAQIIDLMRDIQEKTGTAIILITHDLGVVAEMAQRVVVMYAGRVVEQGTLDQIFYEPRHPYTWGLLRSVPRLDSDTQKDLASIPGTPPDLFAPPKGCAFAARCPYAMKICHEDPEHFKISEGHTAACWLNHPDAPQVDIPVEIGGKAHG from the coding sequence ATGGACAAGGCAAATCCAATATTGGAGGTCAGGGATCTGCATGTCTCCTTTAAAATGTATGCGGGTGAAGTGCAAGCCGTCCGCGGCGTCTCCTTCACACTGAATAAAGGTGAAGTACTGGCGATCGTGGGAGAATCGGGTTGCGGAAAATCAGTGACCGCGCAAACGATCATGAGACTAGTTCCGACTCCTCCTAGCTTCATTAAGTCCGGCTCCATCCTTTTTGATGGAAAGCATGAAATAACAAAGTTAACAGAGCGTCAGATGGAGCATGTTCGCGGTAACGAGATGGGGATGGTCTTCCAGGACCCGATGACATCTCTTAACCCGACAATGACGATCGGAGCTCAAATTACAGAAGGAATTCGGAAGCACGAGAAGGTTGGAAAAGCAGAAGCCAATGAACGTGCGATTGAACTTTTAAAGCTTGTTGGAATGTCCAATCCTGATGAACGAGTCCATCAATATCCGCATGAGTTATCTGGCGGGATGCGTCAACGGGTCATGATTGCAGTGGCGCTTGCATGCAAACCGAAGCTCTTGATCGCAGATGAGCCTACAACAGCACTCGACGTAACGATTCAAGCGCAAATCATCGATTTAATGCGCGACATTCAAGAGAAAACGGGAACTGCGATTATATTGATTACCCATGATCTAGGTGTCGTTGCAGAGATGGCTCAACGGGTTGTCGTGATGTATGCAGGGCGAGTTGTTGAGCAGGGCACGCTCGACCAAATTTTTTATGAACCACGACACCCTTATACTTGGGGCTTGCTTCGTTCTGTTCCGCGTCTAGATAGTGATACGCAAAAGGATTTGGCATCGATTCCGGGTACACCACCGGATCTATTTGCACCGCCGAAGGGCTGTGCATTCGCAGCACGTTGTCCTTATGCGATGAAAATTTGCCACGAGGATCCAGAGCATTTCAAAATTTCAGAAGGACATACGGCTGCTTGCTGGTTAAACCATCCGGATGCGCCACAGGTCGACATCCCTGTAGAGATTGGAGGGAAGGCACATGGCTGA
- a CDS encoding ABC transporter permease → MALIAKDKFEPLEKVANAEVILRPSQTYWQDAWRRLKLNKMAMAGLFILIILSLFAILAPFISGFDYKTQYLKDGYLSPSATHFFGTDQFGRDVWVRVWWGVRISLFIGLAAALIDLVFGVLYGGISAYFGGRVDSVMQRIIEIIYSIPLLLLAILFIVFMGPGITSIIIAYAISGWVGMARLVRGQILLLKEQEYVLAARTLGAKPARIILQHLLPNVLGLVIIQITFAVPSAIFFESFLSFIGVGIRPPMASLGKLISEGASVMRYHLHLLLFPTIVFSLIMISFNVLGDGLRDALDPKMRK, encoded by the coding sequence ATGGCTCTTATTGCGAAAGATAAATTTGAACCTTTAGAAAAGGTCGCTAATGCTGAAGTCATTCTTAGGCCCTCTCAGACGTATTGGCAGGATGCATGGCGCCGTCTCAAGTTGAATAAGATGGCGATGGCCGGGCTGTTTATTCTGATTATCTTAAGCTTGTTTGCGATCTTAGCACCATTCATAAGTGGTTTCGACTATAAGACGCAATATCTTAAGGATGGTTATCTGTCTCCATCTGCTACGCATTTTTTCGGTACGGATCAATTCGGTCGAGATGTGTGGGTGCGTGTATGGTGGGGAGTTAGAATCTCATTGTTCATCGGTCTCGCCGCAGCATTAATCGATTTAGTCTTTGGGGTTCTATATGGTGGGATTTCTGCTTATTTCGGCGGACGAGTGGATAGCGTCATGCAGCGGATTATCGAGATTATTTACTCTATTCCGCTATTGCTGCTTGCGATTTTGTTCATTGTATTTATGGGCCCGGGGATAACATCAATCATTATCGCCTATGCGATTTCTGGTTGGGTAGGGATGGCTCGTTTAGTGCGAGGTCAAATTTTGCTGCTGAAGGAACAGGAATATGTATTAGCTGCTCGCACGCTAGGAGCTAAGCCTGCTCGAATTATTTTGCAACATTTATTACCGAATGTACTTGGTCTTGTAATCATTCAGATAACGTTCGCTGTGCCGTCAGCGATCTTCTTTGAATCGTTCTTGAGCTTTATCGGGGTTGGGATTAGGCCACCTATGGCTTCATTAGGGAAACTAATCAGTGAAGGTGCAAGCGTCATGAGATATCATCTGCACCTGTTGTTGTTCCCAACGATTGTTTTCAGCTTAATTATGATTAGCTTTAACGTATTGGGAGATGGTCTTCGCGACGCTCTCGATCCAAAGATGAGAAAATAA
- a CDS encoding ABC transporter permease, giving the protein MLKFVLRRIVYMLITLWVIITATFFLMKMLPGNPFGEAQLKMSPANFEILKAQYGLDKPVVEQYFKYMGNVLQGDLGVSYQFPGRSVVSTISQKFKASLELGFESLIISIAVGLGLGVYAALKHNKAGDYSAMFIAIVGISIPSFVIAPLLSLFIGVKLGWFPPGLWEGPEHRILPAIALSFGTIAILARMMRASMLEVSHQDYIKTAKSKGLSTKSVVMGHMIRNAILPVVTILGPIAVNVITGTLIVETVFAIPGLGSQFVSSIYTNDYTMITGLTIFYAAILVIVVFLTDIAYGFIDPRIRLAGRK; this is encoded by the coding sequence ATGCTAAAGTTTGTGTTGCGTCGAATCGTTTACATGTTAATCACTTTATGGGTTATCATTACAGCGACATTTTTTCTTATGAAGATGCTTCCGGGAAACCCATTTGGTGAAGCGCAATTAAAGATGTCACCCGCAAATTTTGAGATATTGAAAGCACAATACGGCCTAGATAAGCCTGTTGTGGAACAATATTTCAAATACATGGGCAATGTACTACAAGGAGATTTAGGAGTTTCTTATCAATTCCCAGGTCGCTCGGTAGTTAGTACCATTTCCCAAAAATTCAAAGCTTCGTTAGAGCTCGGATTTGAGTCATTAATTATTTCGATTGCAGTAGGACTAGGTTTAGGCGTCTATGCTGCGCTTAAGCATAATAAGGCAGGAGACTATTCAGCGATGTTCATTGCGATTGTCGGGATCTCTATTCCTTCATTCGTTATCGCACCGCTGCTTTCTCTATTCATCGGTGTAAAGCTAGGCTGGTTTCCTCCGGGTTTATGGGAAGGACCAGAGCATCGAATTCTTCCCGCAATTGCATTATCGTTCGGTACAATCGCTATTTTAGCTCGGATGATGCGTGCCTCGATGCTGGAAGTATCCCATCAGGATTATATTAAGACTGCGAAATCCAAAGGGCTTTCAACTAAATCTGTCGTTATGGGGCATATGATTCGGAATGCGATCTTACCGGTTGTTACGATTCTTGGCCCGATCGCAGTGAATGTAATAACAGGTACGTTAATCGTTGAAACTGTATTTGCCATTCCAGGTCTAGGTTCACAGTTCGTTTCGTCCATCTATACGAATGACTATACGATGATTACGGGCTTAACGATTTTCTATGCTGCGATTCTTGTTATCGTGGTGTTCCTGACAGACATTGCATATGGCTTCATTGATCCACGAATTCGTCTGGCAGGGAGGAAATAG
- a CDS encoding peptide ABC transporter substrate-binding protein — MKIKRIVSLLLVLTVVGSLLAACSSNNSESGGSSKKQELTMNFRTDPPALDVSIAESAASFTILGAVSEGLYRMDADNKPQPALAAALPEISADGLTYTIKLREGLKWADGSPLTAKDFIYSFRRTLDPATKATYSFMVAWIKGGNDILAAEGADAVKAAQDKLGAVALDETTLQITLEQPVTFFTESLSFLNFYPQKEEFVSPLGDTSGTDASKVLGAGPFVLQTWDHDQKLVLVKNDNYWDKDTVKLDKVTLNILKDNATGLNLYDSGASDYQVLDGQQYVQLKDSKELVQKQELTAGYLNFQQTKVPAFKNEKIRKAFAAAIDRDALVETILQGSTPATGFVPTGNLDGNGKQFREVAGDVATKFDVENAKKLLAEGMKEEGITAMPKLSIMGDDNGTGPKVLEFLAGQWEQNIGVKVDISPMPHATRIENELNKNYDIVSTLWGADYNDPMTWLDMFVTGSMLNTQDWSNAEYTKLITSAQTSIDPVARAADLVKAEKILLDEGVIAPLYSRTLNVMVKDKVQGMILPAYGVEFELKWTSIK; from the coding sequence ATGAAGATTAAACGCATTGTTTCACTGCTCTTAGTATTAACTGTTGTAGGAAGTTTATTGGCTGCTTGTAGCTCCAATAATTCTGAATCTGGAGGAAGCAGCAAAAAGCAAGAATTAACGATGAACTTCCGAACTGATCCACCAGCTCTTGATGTATCGATTGCAGAAAGTGCCGCTTCTTTTACGATTTTAGGTGCTGTAAGTGAAGGTCTGTACCGTATGGATGCTGATAACAAGCCACAGCCAGCTCTTGCTGCAGCGTTGCCTGAAATTTCGGCAGATGGTTTAACTTATACAATCAAATTACGTGAAGGCTTAAAGTGGGCAGACGGCTCTCCGCTAACTGCTAAAGATTTCATTTACTCCTTCCGCAGAACTCTTGATCCAGCGACAAAAGCAACTTATAGCTTCATGGTTGCATGGATTAAGGGCGGTAATGACATCCTCGCTGCTGAAGGTGCAGATGCAGTAAAAGCTGCACAGGACAAGCTTGGCGCAGTTGCGTTAGATGAAACAACATTACAAATTACGCTTGAGCAACCTGTTACTTTCTTCACGGAATCATTGTCGTTCCTGAACTTCTATCCACAAAAGGAAGAATTCGTATCGCCACTTGGAGATACTAGCGGGACAGATGCTAGTAAAGTGCTTGGTGCAGGACCTTTTGTGCTTCAAACGTGGGATCACGATCAAAAGCTTGTCCTTGTAAAGAACGATAATTACTGGGATAAAGATACTGTGAAGTTGGACAAAGTAACATTAAATATTCTTAAAGACAATGCGACAGGTCTTAACTTGTATGATTCTGGTGCATCGGATTATCAAGTGCTTGACGGTCAACAATATGTGCAATTGAAAGATAGCAAGGAACTTGTTCAGAAGCAAGAGCTTACAGCGGGCTACTTGAACTTCCAACAAACGAAAGTTCCTGCGTTCAAAAACGAAAAGATTCGTAAAGCATTCGCAGCAGCGATTGATCGTGATGCGCTTGTAGAAACGATTCTGCAAGGTTCAACACCTGCAACAGGTTTTGTACCGACAGGGAACTTGGATGGGAACGGTAAACAATTCCGTGAAGTTGCTGGTGATGTTGCAACGAAGTTTGACGTGGAAAATGCAAAAAAATTGCTTGCTGAAGGAATGAAAGAAGAAGGCATCACTGCAATGCCTAAGTTGTCAATTATGGGCGATGACAATGGCACAGGACCTAAAGTACTTGAGTTCCTTGCAGGTCAATGGGAGCAAAACATCGGTGTTAAAGTCGATATTTCTCCAATGCCACATGCAACGCGTATAGAGAATGAGCTTAACAAAAATTATGATATCGTCTCTACACTATGGGGAGCAGATTACAACGATCCAATGACTTGGCTGGATATGTTCGTAACAGGTAGCATGCTCAATACACAAGATTGGTCGAATGCAGAATATACCAAACTGATCACTTCTGCTCAAACTAGCATCGATCCTGTGGCTCGTGCGGCAGACCTTGTAAAAGCAGAGAAAATCTTGCTGGATGAAGGTGTAATTGCACCGCTTTACTCCCGTACGTTGAACGTCATGGTCAAGGATAAAGTACAAGGCATGATCTTGCCAGCATACGGTGTTGAATTTGAACTGAAATGGACATCCATTAAATAA
- a CDS encoding O-methyltransferase has translation MNFNADQYFDLLFPEDVALAHINETIKNAGMPEISVAPGYGRLLTLLVSVSHSKRVLEIGALGGYSGVCLARGLTSEGTLTSLELREDFAHVAQSNMNACGFGGQVSYRIGDAKKSLQQLADEGERFDFFFIDADKENYPQYLEWCINLANDGALIAADNTLLRGRILDVTKQGPSVMAVRKFNETIANHPQLLGVHLPAYDGLALARVSVPGIRT, from the coding sequence ATGAATTTTAATGCAGATCAATATTTCGATTTATTATTTCCTGAAGATGTAGCTCTTGCACACATTAATGAAACGATTAAAAATGCGGGAATGCCTGAAATTTCTGTTGCTCCCGGGTACGGTAGATTGCTTACTTTACTCGTCTCTGTATCCCATTCAAAAAGGGTATTAGAAATTGGTGCGCTTGGCGGATATAGCGGTGTTTGCCTTGCTAGAGGACTAACAAGCGAAGGTACGCTCACTTCACTTGAACTGCGAGAGGACTTTGCTCATGTTGCACAATCGAATATGAACGCCTGTGGCTTTGGTGGACAAGTTAGCTATCGCATTGGAGATGCGAAGAAAAGCTTGCAGCAATTAGCGGATGAGGGGGAGCGGTTTGACTTCTTTTTCATCGATGCAGATAAAGAAAACTATCCACAATACTTAGAATGGTGTATAAATCTTGCCAATGACGGCGCTCTCATTGCTGCGGACAACACACTGTTGCGCGGGCGAATCTTAGATGTTACGAAGCAAGGGCCATCAGTGATGGCGGTTAGAAAGTTTAATGAGACAATCGCTAATCATCCACAATTATTAGGTGTTCATCTTCCAGCATATGATGGTTTAGCTCTAGCAAGAGTAAGTGTACCAGGAATTAGAACTTAA